One segment of Parvularcula sp. IMCC14364 DNA contains the following:
- a CDS encoding DUF4345 domain-containing protein, giving the protein MKRLITRTALVSSGALLGLVGGGLMIAPRAFLEMSHVVVEHDPGLMSELTAPSGILIITGAFMILGAIKSRFAYLALSVGAIVYGSYGIGRLVSMGLHGLPAQSLVTATAIELGIAVFLVALRLTGTSPKRNLAEAYIGGAIV; this is encoded by the coding sequence ATGAAACGGTTGATCACACGTACTGCGCTTGTCAGTTCTGGCGCACTTTTGGGCCTTGTCGGTGGTGGGCTGATGATTGCGCCACGGGCCTTCCTTGAAATGAGCCATGTGGTGGTGGAGCATGACCCTGGTCTGATGTCTGAATTGACCGCACCAAGTGGTATACTGATCATTACGGGAGCGTTCATGATCCTTGGGGCCATCAAGTCACGTTTTGCCTATCTCGCACTTTCCGTCGGCGCTATTGTCTATGGTAGCTACGGGATCGGGCGTCTGGTCAGCATGGGGCTTCACGGGTTGCCCGCCCAGTCGCTGGTCACCGCGACAGCGATTGAACTTGGGATTGCAGTCTTTCTGGTCGCCTTGAGACTCACCGGAACATCGCCCAAGCGAAACCTCGCAGAAGCCTATATCGGCGGCGCTATTGTTTAA
- a CDS encoding DUF1772 domain-containing protein yields the protein MTYEWPLYFCLFLALWSAVIGGVFSAFSEFIMSGLLRAAPSGGIEAMQHINRTVIKTQFVAGILSIALFSVLFALYSLTVFEGAARGTLIFAPVVYLPTVFFMTIFGNVPMNNKLDRLDHTSASAEAYWIKYGRDWTRLNHVRSLGSILTAGLYVIAAIALITSAQV from the coding sequence ATGACCTATGAATGGCCCCTCTATTTCTGCCTTTTTCTGGCGCTCTGGAGCGCTGTTATTGGAGGCGTTTTCTCCGCCTTTTCCGAATTTATCATGTCCGGGTTGCTGAGGGCTGCACCTTCCGGCGGCATCGAGGCGATGCAACATATCAACCGGACTGTAATCAAAACCCAGTTCGTCGCCGGCATTCTCTCCATTGCGCTCTTTTCAGTTCTGTTCGCGCTTTACAGCCTGACCGTTTTTGAGGGAGCAGCGCGTGGAACGCTGATTTTTGCGCCGGTTGTCTATCTGCCGACCGTCTTTTTCATGACCATATTTGGCAATGTACCGATGAACAACAAGCTCGACCGTCTCGATCACACTTCTGCATCAGCGGAAGCCTATTGGATCAAGTATGGCCGGGACTGGACCCGACTTAATCATGTACGCTCGCTCGGCAGTATCCTGACGGCCGGGCTCTATGTCATCGCCGCCATTGCGCTCATCACCAGCGCGCAGGTCTGA
- a CDS encoding IS5 family transposase produces MSWNETTRTYYDRSFLRYASDLTDDEWALIEPEIPLPNRMGRPRKWPMREIMNALLYIASTGCQWRMLPRDFPPFSTVQKYFYWWRDDRLLEKINHRLLFECREAHGRSPHPSAGVIDSQSVKTTESGGITGFDAGKNIKGRKRHILTDTEGFLVTALVHAADVQDRDGAPAVLMEARDKFPWLRHIFADGGYAGDKLKRKLKKVGPFRMEIIKRSDKMKGFKVLPRRWVVERTFAWLGRSRRLAKDWERCWTSAIAWLFMAHIRIATRRLARACFI; encoded by the coding sequence ATGAGTTGGAATGAAACCACCCGCACATATTATGACCGCAGTTTCCTGCGCTATGCAAGTGATCTGACGGACGACGAATGGGCTTTGATTGAACCTGAAATACCTCTTCCAAATCGGATGGGGCGTCCTCGCAAGTGGCCGATGCGGGAGATCATGAACGCCTTGTTGTATATCGCGTCTACTGGCTGCCAATGGCGCATGTTACCAAGGGATTTCCCGCCTTTTTCGACGGTTCAGAAATATTTTTATTGGTGGCGTGATGACAGATTGCTGGAAAAGATCAATCACCGCCTGCTGTTTGAATGCCGCGAAGCACACGGCAGAAGCCCACACCCCAGCGCAGGTGTGATCGATAGCCAGTCGGTTAAAACCACAGAAAGTGGCGGTATTACTGGCTTTGACGCGGGCAAAAATATAAAAGGCCGCAAGCGGCATATTCTGACGGATACGGAAGGCTTTCTGGTGACAGCACTTGTGCATGCCGCGGATGTACAGGATCGCGACGGCGCACCAGCGGTGTTGATGGAAGCGCGAGACAAATTTCCATGGCTTCGCCATATCTTTGCCGATGGTGGCTATGCGGGAGATAAGCTAAAGCGCAAACTTAAAAAAGTCGGTCCATTCCGGATGGAAATCATCAAGCGATCCGATAAAATGAAAGGCTTTAAAGTCCTGCCCCGGCGATGGGTCGTAGAACGCACATTCGCATGGTTAGGGCGATCACGCCGTCTCGCCAAGGATTGGGAACGATGCTGGACCTCAGCTATCGCATGGCTATTCATGGCTCACATCCGTATCGCAACAAGACGACTGGCAAGAGCATGTTTCATATGA
- a CDS encoding metallophosphoesterase: MRLLFLGALVFILAGCASAQTTHGHNHHNHSHKIEPSPPIESEATPWTSLEALDSDARFHFVVVTDRTGGEREGIFGPAMETVNLMQPAFVVSVGDLIQGYTEDRSQLEKEWDELDGFVSVLDAPFFFTPGNHDYSNQVMANVWEERYGPSYYSFTYKDVLFIILNSALFDREGISGHSQRRGNWAEEQEEQLAWLEETLDEHDDVRWTFLMMHRPYWRQGWKRTDGEPSVEGPWERFDDEVPEWLEIEGMLSDRDYTAFAGHMHTYEYDANEEGPHTHERIALATTGGVSNVRGPNYGEFDHFVWMTVTEDGPVMANILLDGVLEKDFEQKYRRPWWVPRDPNDTEAVAEE, from the coding sequence ATGAGGTTGTTATTTCTCGGTGCATTAGTGTTTATTTTGGCCGGTTGCGCATCAGCACAAACTACTCATGGCCATAATCACCACAACCACAGCCACAAGATTGAGCCCTCCCCGCCAATCGAGAGTGAGGCAACGCCATGGACCTCGCTGGAGGCATTGGACAGCGATGCCAGATTTCATTTCGTGGTTGTCACGGACCGCACAGGCGGCGAGCGCGAAGGAATCTTTGGACCAGCGATGGAGACGGTGAACCTGATGCAGCCAGCTTTCGTGGTCAGTGTCGGTGACCTGATCCAGGGTTACACCGAAGATCGTTCCCAGCTCGAGAAAGAGTGGGATGAACTAGATGGCTTTGTGAGCGTTCTCGATGCACCATTTTTCTTTACGCCGGGCAATCATGATTACTCAAATCAAGTCATGGCAAACGTCTGGGAAGAGCGCTATGGCCCCAGCTATTACAGCTTCACCTATAAGGACGTTCTATTCATTATTTTGAACTCTGCTCTATTCGATCGGGAAGGCATCTCCGGTCACAGCCAGCGTCGTGGAAACTGGGCTGAAGAGCAGGAAGAGCAACTGGCCTGGCTGGAAGAAACCCTCGACGAGCATGATGATGTCCGCTGGACTTTCTTGATGATGCACCGCCCTTACTGGCGCCAGGGCTGGAAGCGGACCGATGGGGAACCCTCAGTGGAAGGCCCATGGGAGCGCTTTGATGACGAGGTGCCAGAGTGGCTAGAGATCGAGGGGATGCTCTCTGATCGCGACTACACCGCCTTTGCGGGTCACATGCACACCTACGAATATGATGCCAATGAAGAAGGACCGCACACGCATGAACGCATCGCTCTTGCCACGACAGGCGGCGTCTCTAATGTGCGTGGGCCCAACTATGGTGAGTTTGACCACTTCGTTTGGATGACCGTGACGGAGGATGGCCCGGTGATGGCCAACATATTGCTGGACGGCGTTCTGGAGAAAGACTTCGAACAGAAATATCGTCGACCGTGGTGGGTGCCGCGAGACCCGAATGATACAGAGGCAGTCGCAGAGGAGTAA
- a CDS encoding helix-turn-helix domain-containing protein, translating to MNEEPWRQAGAVYEEFEQTAPTIEKKPAVQPFEKGFYQRRFYNLLAVKWAAEQRDVNSLSAKESVVLCVLAESAHHKYFSCTLSQKTISDRSGLDLSTVKRALKMLKQKRLVTIKGRCSSPGKRTSNQYILAIVRKGHAHWREHLKPEKDPETPDSDVPF from the coding sequence GTGAATGAAGAGCCCTGGCGACAAGCAGGTGCTGTGTACGAAGAGTTTGAGCAGACTGCTCCCACTATTGAAAAAAAACCTGCCGTTCAGCCATTTGAAAAAGGCTTTTATCAGCGACGTTTCTATAATCTGCTTGCTGTCAAATGGGCCGCAGAACAACGGGATGTAAACTCTCTGTCTGCCAAAGAAAGTGTCGTGCTGTGCGTTTTGGCAGAAAGCGCTCATCACAAATACTTCTCATGCACACTGAGTCAAAAGACCATATCCGATAGATCCGGGTTGGACCTCTCTACCGTCAAACGTGCATTGAAAATGCTCAAGCAAAAGAGATTGGTGACGATCAAGGGCCGGTGCTCCTCACCCGGAAAACGAACTTCCAATCAGTACATTCTGGCAATAGTCAGGAAGGGGCATGCACATTGGCGGGAACATCTGAAACCGGAAAAAGACCCTGAAACTCCTGACTCAGATGTGCCATTTTAA
- a CDS encoding AlpA family transcriptional regulator has protein sequence MDTTDDNELFVTEQAADFLGLSVSWMMKARVTGDGPPFAKLSRRVMYRKSDLIAWVSERICNSTSEYEIEALRRHAERKGPAE, from the coding sequence ATGGATACTACTGACGACAACGAACTATTTGTAACTGAGCAAGCTGCGGATTTCCTCGGCCTTTCAGTTTCATGGATGATGAAGGCACGGGTGACTGGTGACGGGCCACCTTTCGCAAAACTTTCCCGCAGGGTGATGTATCGCAAGAGTGATCTGATCGCTTGGGTCTCTGAGCGAATCTGCAACTCAACATCGGAATACGAGATTGAGGCATTGCGAAGGCATGCGGAAAGAAAAGGCCCCGCCGAATAG
- a CDS encoding IS5 family transposase, with protein MSWNETTRTYYDRSFLRYASDLTDDEWALIEPEIPLPNRMGRPRKWPMREIMNALLYIASTGCQWRMLPRDFPPFSTVQKYFYWWRDDRLLEKINHRLLFECREAHGRSPHPSAGVIDSQSVKTTESGGITGFDAGKNIKGRKRHILTDTEGFLVTALVHAADVQDRDGAPAVLMEARDKFPWLRHIFADGGYTGDKLKRKLKKVGPFRMEIIKRSDKMKGFKVLPRRWVVERTFAWLGRSRRLAKDWERCWTSAIAWLFMAHIRIATRRLARACFI; from the coding sequence ATGAGTTGGAATGAAACCACCCGCACATATTATGACCGCAGTTTCCTGCGCTATGCAAGTGATCTGACGGACGACGAATGGGCTTTGATTGAACCTGAAATACCTCTTCCAAATCGGATGGGGCGTCCTCGCAAGTGGCCGATGCGGGAGATCATGAACGCCTTGTTGTATATCGCGTCTACTGGCTGCCAATGGCGCATGTTACCAAGGGATTTCCCGCCTTTTTCGACGGTTCAGAAATATTTTTATTGGTGGCGTGATGACAGATTGCTGGAAAAGATCAATCACCGCCTGCTGTTTGAATGCCGCGAAGCACACGGCAGAAGCCCACACCCCAGCGCAGGTGTGATCGATAGCCAGTCGGTTAAAACCACAGAAAGTGGCGGTATTACTGGCTTTGACGCGGGCAAAAATATAAAAGGCCGCAAGCGGCATATTCTGACGGATACGGAAGGCTTTCTGGTGACAGCACTTGTGCATGCCGCGGATGTACAGGATCGCGACGGCGCACCAGCGGTGTTGATGGAAGCGCGAGACAAATTTCCATGGCTTCGCCATATCTTTGCCGATGGTGGCTATACGGGAGATAAGCTAAAGCGCAAACTTAAAAAAGTCGGTCCATTCCGGATGGAAATCATCAAGCGATCCGATAAAATGAAAGGCTTTAAAGTCCTGCCCCGGCGATGGGTCGTAGAACGCACATTCGCATGGTTAGGGCGATCACGCCGTCTCGCCAAGGATTGGGAACGATGCTGGACCTCAGCTATCGCATGGCTATTCATGGCTCACATCCGTATCGCAACAAGACGACTGGCAAGAGCATGTTTCATATGA
- a CDS encoding site-specific integrase — MPTLKLTKHAIDNHPVSTRDSYLWDDQVSGFGVKVTPKGTKVYLLQYRIGGRKGRTRRVTIGTHGKDGLTLAKARKEASLLRDKIRTGVDPRADADRRKETPSFADAYQAYADYQIERGKRRPKGSRSRIGWKPRTAKENQRLAEKFLLPRFGKRLVSEIEKSDIAKLHAGLVETPRQANLCLQLLGGMHNWLVKQGYPYPAQNPVIGIDRYDEVARTRFLNEEELARLGAALHAYEERARQRKSSVQLAEVGALRLLLFSGMRKSEVLSLEWAMVDLPNRKINLPDSKTGAKEIVLNAPAASAISSQPQNGGNPFIFIGGNPGTHLATTTRIWNFVRNQAGLQDAHLHDLRHTVASVGVSTGAHMRLIAGLLGHQTTRTTERYAHADRDPLLAASDAIGQKIESSLIR; from the coding sequence ATGCCGACGCTCAAATTGACCAAGCATGCCATCGACAACCATCCTGTCAGCACCAGAGATTCTTACCTTTGGGATGATCAGGTCAGTGGTTTCGGTGTGAAGGTCACGCCAAAAGGTACTAAAGTCTATTTGCTCCAGTATCGCATCGGTGGTCGCAAGGGACGTACCAGACGCGTCACCATAGGAACCCATGGCAAGGACGGATTGACACTCGCCAAGGCCCGCAAGGAAGCAAGTTTGCTTCGAGACAAAATCAGAACTGGAGTCGACCCGCGGGCTGATGCTGATCGTCGAAAGGAAACCCCCTCCTTTGCCGATGCTTACCAGGCCTACGCCGACTACCAAATTGAGCGCGGTAAACGACGACCAAAAGGTAGCCGGAGCCGAATTGGTTGGAAGCCCAGAACTGCAAAAGAAAATCAAAGGCTTGCTGAGAAATTTCTGCTGCCTAGATTTGGCAAAAGGCTGGTTTCAGAAATCGAGAAATCTGACATCGCCAAGCTACACGCTGGCCTTGTTGAAACTCCCCGGCAGGCAAACTTGTGCTTGCAACTCCTGGGAGGCATGCACAATTGGCTCGTCAAGCAGGGCTATCCATATCCGGCGCAGAACCCAGTTATTGGCATTGATCGGTACGACGAAGTGGCCAGGACACGCTTCCTGAATGAGGAAGAACTGGCACGTCTCGGTGCCGCACTTCATGCCTATGAAGAACGCGCCCGACAGAGAAAAAGCAGTGTTCAACTGGCTGAGGTCGGCGCCCTGCGTTTGCTCCTGTTCAGTGGGATGAGGAAAAGCGAAGTCTTGTCGCTTGAGTGGGCCATGGTCGATCTACCAAATCGCAAGATCAACCTCCCAGACAGTAAGACCGGCGCGAAGGAAATTGTTCTGAATGCTCCGGCCGCATCAGCCATCAGCTCACAGCCGCAGAATGGAGGAAATCCGTTCATCTTCATAGGCGGCAATCCCGGCACACACCTGGCCACGACCACACGCATCTGGAATTTTGTGAGAAATCAAGCGGGTCTCCAAGATGCCCACCTGCATGATCTAAGGCACACTGTTGCTTCAGTTGGTGTCAGTACGGGGGCGCATATGCGACTGATCGCTGGACTATTGGGACATCAGACAACACGAACAACAGAGCGCTATGCCCATGCCGATCGTGATCCACTCCTGGCTGCTTCTGACGCAATCGGACAAAAGATAGAAAGCTCATTAATTAGATGA
- a CDS encoding PaaI family thioesterase: protein MSYSLFENLPITQETVEEAYDFVFAPWVKDLGLRDFLVKPGFASAQLPIADKLKFSSGAVCGQAIMAAIDTVTAISMWTSDRMIKGTAYQHTHFLRPAVNDDFLVEATVKRFGKSSAYAECDVKYLTSGKLVAHGVLEFAF, encoded by the coding sequence ATGAGTTACTCTCTATTTGAAAATTTGCCCATCACACAGGAGACGGTGGAAGAGGCATATGATTTTGTCTTTGCCCCATGGGTCAAGGATTTGGGGTTACGTGACTTTCTGGTCAAACCCGGTTTTGCCTCTGCGCAGCTTCCTATTGCGGACAAACTGAAGTTTTCAAGTGGTGCCGTCTGTGGCCAGGCTATTATGGCCGCAATCGACACGGTAACTGCCATATCCATGTGGACGAGTGATCGTATGATCAAAGGAACTGCCTATCAGCATACGCACTTTCTGCGCCCGGCCGTTAATGATGATTTTCTTGTCGAGGCGACTGTAAAAAGGTTCGGGAAAAGCAGCGCTTATGCGGAATGCGATGTGAAATATCTGACCAGTGGCAAGCTGGTGGCCCATGGCGTGTTGGAATTTGCCTTCTAG
- a CDS encoding tyrosine-protein phosphatase: protein MTREQFQTPQGRSRAWRSLMLDDHGVLRKIYDNTHQISDKMWRTFQPSPADLEKWAGQGIKTVINLRGLRREDEQEGFYFLEEDTCQRLGLELVNFRAYSREAPTRDFIFGIKELFERIDYPAILHCKSGADRAGIASVLYLFLYEGRPLDEALEQLSFKYGHIRQGKTGILDYFFDLYKEAVDRDGAEPAEAHFLNWVDTDYDQESVRPNFKPTALGSFITETLLRRE from the coding sequence ATGACCCGTGAACAGTTTCAGACACCGCAAGGTCGCAGTCGCGCCTGGCGCTCCCTGATGCTGGATGATCATGGCGTGTTGCGTAAAATCTATGACAATACGCACCAGATTTCCGACAAGATGTGGCGCACCTTTCAACCCTCTCCGGCTGATCTTGAAAAATGGGCCGGCCAGGGCATAAAAACGGTGATCAACCTGCGGGGCCTGCGCCGCGAAGATGAGCAGGAAGGCTTCTACTTTCTCGAAGAAGATACCTGCCAGCGCCTGGGGCTGGAACTAGTCAACTTCAGAGCATATTCCCGTGAAGCGCCGACCAGGGACTTCATCTTCGGTATCAAGGAACTCTTTGAACGGATCGACTATCCGGCCATTTTGCATTGCAAGTCCGGGGCAGACCGGGCGGGCATCGCCTCCGTGCTTTATCTCTTCCTGTACGAGGGCAGGCCACTGGATGAGGCGCTTGAGCAGCTCTCCTTCAAATATGGTCATATCAGGCAGGGCAAGACCGGGATCCTCGATTACTTCTTTGATCTCTATAAGGAAGCCGTAGACCGGGACGGCGCCGAGCCGGCAGAGGCACATTTCCTCAACTGGGTCGACACCGACTATGACCAGGAAAGCGTGCGGCCAAATTTCAAACCAACCGCGCTGGGCAGCTTCATTACCGAAACCCTGCTGCGACGCGAGTAG
- a CDS encoding DUF4170 domain-containing protein — protein MSETLNKQLLHLVFGGELENLEDAKFKNVDELDIVGIFANYSAAEKAWRTKAQSTVDNAHMRYFIVHLHRFLDPDGDGKLG, from the coding sequence ATGAGCGAGACCCTGAACAAGCAGTTGCTGCATCTGGTTTTCGGCGGTGAGCTGGAAAACCTTGAAGATGCAAAGTTCAAGAATGTTGACGAGCTGGATATCGTCGGCATTTTTGCAAATTATTCAGCCGCTGAGAAAGCCTGGCGCACGAAAGCTCAGTCTACGGTGGACAATGCACATATGCGTTACTTCATCGTCCACTTGCACCGCTTCCTTGATCCGGATGGCGACGGCAAACTCGGCTGA
- a CDS encoding 3'(2'),5'-bisphosphate nucleotidase CysQ — translation MPVADLARDRHILNKAVRDAGAEVLARFGLASHHWHKDDESPVSEADHAANDILFEQLIVEHGGEYGFLSEESTDNRQRLKARRTWIVDPIDGTRAFLNGTPHFTVCVALVEDGKAIMSAVYNPATDEFFAAQRGQGATLNDLPIRASLRSDLEGCTVLAHAQLFALPGWPAPWPQMKIDQVNSTSYRLALVAAGRFDAMITLLPKCDWDAAPGALIAEEAGAIVSDHIGKKFAYNKLDPRQRSLVCAGPNLYSHLLGRVSHLPGDFSVLAEYLKGKT, via the coding sequence TTGCCGGTAGCTGACCTTGCCAGAGACAGGCATATTCTGAACAAGGCTGTGCGTGATGCTGGCGCTGAAGTGCTGGCGCGCTTTGGCCTTGCCAGCCACCATTGGCACAAGGATGACGAAAGCCCGGTCAGTGAAGCTGACCATGCCGCCAATGACATTCTGTTCGAACAGCTTATCGTCGAACATGGCGGTGAATATGGCTTTCTGTCGGAAGAGAGCACTGATAACCGTCAACGACTGAAAGCGCGGCGCACCTGGATTGTAGACCCCATAGATGGCACACGCGCCTTTTTGAATGGCACGCCCCATTTTACAGTGTGTGTTGCGCTGGTGGAAGACGGCAAGGCCATAATGTCTGCAGTTTACAATCCTGCTACGGATGAATTTTTTGCCGCCCAGCGTGGTCAGGGCGCAACCCTGAATGACCTGCCAATTCGCGCCAGCCTGCGCTCTGATCTTGAGGGCTGCACAGTACTTGCCCATGCGCAACTTTTTGCCCTGCCCGGCTGGCCTGCACCATGGCCGCAAATGAAGATCGATCAGGTGAATTCCACCAGTTACCGTCTGGCGCTGGTGGCGGCTGGCCGGTTTGATGCGATGATTACACTGCTGCCCAAATGTGACTGGGACGCAGCGCCCGGCGCCCTGATTGCCGAGGAAGCCGGCGCTATTGTCAGCGATCATATCGGCAAAAAATTTGCCTATAACAAGCTCGATCCACGCCAGAGAAGCCTTGTCTGTGCCGGGCCAAACCTTTACAGCCACCTTCTTGGAAGGGTCTCTCATTTGCCGGGAGATTTTTCCGTGCTGGCAGAATATCTGAAAGGAAAAACATGA
- a CDS encoding TldD/PmbA family protein, which translates to MPMTKDTKTAPQAILETLIRDAKAAGAEAVDALMYESISNSVSVRLGAVEEVERSENRDLGLRVIIGQQQASVSTTDFSPASLKEAAERCVAMARAAPEDKWCGLAPAERLAKGPYPDLDLFDQQEPSTEKLKETAIACEDAARAVEGVTNSSGAGASYGSGASWFATSHGFYGESTGGSHSFSVSVLAGEGTGMERDYDYDASTHLCDLKSPEHVGRSAGERAVRRLNPQKLESQSAPVIFEQRLARSLIGKLAGAIHGGAIARGVSFLKDKMGEQIFPASLNVIDDPLRKRGFGSSHFDGEGVTNEKLHVIENGRLTCWLLNSAHARQLGLESNGRATRGTGGPPGAGTTNFYLEPGDLSVDALLRETGSGLYLTDMFGPQVNQNTGDYSVGCSGFWIAGGEITHPVSEITIAGNLHEMFASLTPANDLLFKGSTSSPTLRVENMTIAGS; encoded by the coding sequence ATGCCCATGACAAAAGACACGAAGACCGCCCCTCAAGCCATTCTTGAAACCCTTATCCGCGATGCGAAAGCTGCTGGAGCAGAAGCCGTAGATGCGCTGATGTATGAAAGCATTTCCAATTCGGTTTCCGTTCGCCTCGGCGCCGTTGAAGAAGTTGAGCGGTCGGAAAACCGCGATCTTGGCCTGCGGGTTATTATCGGCCAGCAACAGGCTTCTGTCTCCACGACAGATTTTTCGCCTGCTTCCCTGAAGGAAGCGGCTGAGCGCTGCGTCGCCATGGCGCGTGCCGCACCAGAGGATAAATGGTGCGGTCTCGCCCCTGCTGAACGGCTCGCAAAGGGGCCCTATCCTGATCTTGATCTCTTTGACCAACAGGAGCCGTCGACAGAAAAGCTGAAAGAAACAGCCATTGCCTGCGAAGATGCTGCACGTGCCGTTGAGGGCGTGACCAATTCTTCCGGTGCCGGCGCGAGCTATGGATCCGGGGCATCCTGGTTTGCCACAAGCCATGGCTTCTATGGCGAAAGCACCGGCGGCAGTCATTCGTTCTCGGTGTCAGTTCTGGCTGGCGAGGGTACGGGGATGGAGCGCGATTACGACTATGACGCCTCCACGCACCTGTGCGACCTTAAATCCCCGGAACATGTCGGCCGCTCCGCCGGAGAGCGCGCCGTGCGACGGCTGAACCCGCAAAAGCTGGAGAGCCAGTCAGCGCCCGTGATTTTCGAGCAGCGCCTCGCCCGTTCCCTGATCGGCAAGTTGGCCGGCGCAATTCACGGCGGTGCCATTGCCCGGGGTGTCAGCTTTCTCAAGGACAAGATGGGCGAGCAGATATTCCCGGCCAGTCTCAACGTGATTGATGACCCACTGCGGAAACGAGGCTTTGGCTCAAGCCATTTTGACGGCGAAGGCGTCACAAACGAGAAGCTCCACGTGATAGAGAATGGCCGCCTGACATGCTGGTTGCTGAACTCCGCACATGCCCGGCAGCTGGGGCTGGAAAGTAATGGCCGCGCCACACGCGGCACGGGCGGACCACCAGGCGCAGGCACGACAAACTTCTATCTGGAACCAGGCGACCTTTCCGTGGACGCTCTTCTGCGGGAAACAGGCAGCGGCCTTTATTTGACCGATATGTTCGGCCCTCAGGTGAACCAGAACACCGGCGACTATTCCGTCGGGTGTTCCGGTTTCTGGATTGCGGGGGGCGAAATAACGCACCCCGTCAGTGAAATTACAATTGCCGGCAATCTGCATGAGATGTTCGCCAGCCTGACCCCTGCCAATGACCTGTTGTTCAAGGGCAGCACGTCGTCGCCCACCTTGCGCGTGGAGAACATGACCATTGCCGGTAGCTGA
- a CDS encoding MipA/OmpV family protein, with translation MRFFSGCLLFMLMGSFLPLAAQDLETVIREEPAAAGDGDDWEIEAGLLAAAIQDFPGAESLQGMVLPYFYLEYKDRWFAHPTSGVGYYFKNDGNEFISTSLTYLPGRQEDEAGFLNGLGDLDGGVAARAAAQFDMTYFVLGGFVTHQLTGDETGTEATLYAATRIKPSENLRIFPTLRVAWADDERQQAFFGVTPEQAAASAFSEYTPDGGVRSYGVPLQALYDLNDRLRLASQASWDVLQGDAADSPIVQSEDQYFFSLGLIRKFD, from the coding sequence ATGCGGTTTTTTTCAGGTTGCCTGCTGTTCATGCTGATGGGCAGCTTCCTGCCTTTGGCCGCACAGGATCTCGAAACCGTCATCCGAGAAGAACCGGCAGCAGCCGGTGACGGCGACGACTGGGAGATTGAAGCAGGATTGCTGGCCGCTGCCATTCAGGACTTTCCCGGAGCGGAATCGCTTCAGGGTATGGTGCTGCCTTATTTCTATCTCGAATACAAAGATCGCTGGTTTGCCCACCCGACCAGCGGCGTTGGCTATTACTTCAAGAATGACGGGAATGAGTTCATTTCAACGTCACTAACTTACCTGCCGGGGCGCCAGGAGGACGAAGCTGGTTTTCTGAACGGGCTTGGTGATCTCGATGGCGGCGTTGCGGCGCGTGCTGCAGCACAGTTTGACATGACCTATTTTGTGCTTGGTGGTTTTGTCACGCACCAGCTGACGGGAGACGAGACCGGAACAGAGGCGACATTATATGCGGCCACAAGAATAAAGCCGTCCGAGAATTTGCGCATATTCCCGACCCTGCGCGTCGCATGGGCCGATGACGAGCGCCAGCAGGCATTCTTTGGCGTTACGCCGGAACAGGCAGCCGCGTCAGCATTTTCTGAATACACGCCGGATGGCGGTGTCAGGTCTTACGGGGTGCCGCTGCAGGCCCTCTATGACCTGAATGATCGGTTGCGTCTTGCCAGTCAGGCCAGCTGGGATGTGCTGCAAGGTGACGCAGCGGACAGCCCCATTGTTCAGTCAGAAGACCAGTATTTCTTCTCGCTGGGATTGATCCGTAAATTCGACTGA
- a CDS encoding MAPEG family protein gives MLTTTALYAIFLSIIFLWLSLRVIGFRRRNKIALSDNGDRIMLRRSRVQANFTEYTPLALILLAVAEINGGAGWALHIAGASLLLGRVLHAIGFSSEPDIMPLRVSGMLLTLISFIISIIINISVLTV, from the coding sequence ATGCTTACCACCACTGCGTTATATGCAATTTTCCTGTCGATCATTTTTCTCTGGCTCTCATTGCGCGTGATCGGCTTTCGCCGACGCAACAAGATAGCGCTGAGTGATAACGGGGACCGGATTATGCTGCGGCGCAGTCGCGTGCAGGCAAATTTTACGGAGTATACGCCCTTAGCGCTTATATTGCTGGCGGTAGCGGAGATCAATGGCGGTGCTGGCTGGGCACTGCATATTGCCGGTGCCTCGCTCCTTCTGGGTCGTGTTCTTCACGCGATCGGCTTTAGCAGCGAGCCTGACATAATGCCCTTACGTGTCTCCGGTATGCTATTGACGCTGATCAGCTTTATCATCTCCATAATCATCAATATATCTGTGCTGACTGTCTAA